A genomic window from Prunus persica cultivar Lovell chromosome G2, Prunus_persica_NCBIv2, whole genome shotgun sequence includes:
- the LOC18785279 gene encoding upstream activation factor subunit spp27, translating to MSSSNVFRVFRGCRALMAPARSSSSTAGAAVSASKAATAAEPKPKAKPKAKPKAAADSTKPKIPNRSLGIMKPTPISPALGSFLGASESSRAEAVKQIWAHIKLHNLQNPANKREIHCDDKLKAIFEGKEKVGFLEIGKLLSRHFVKTE from the exons ATGTCGTCTTCCAATGTGTTTAGGGTTTTCAGAGGATGCAGGGCTCTCATGGCACCGGCCAGATCCTCCAGCTCCACTGCTGGAGCTGCTGTTTCTGCCTCAAAGGCCGCCACTGCTGCCGAACCAAAGCCAAAGGCCAAGCCCAAGGCCAAGCCCAAGGCAGCAGCTGACTCGACCAAACCCAAAATCCCTAACAGGAGCCTCGGGATTATGAAGCCAACGCCGATCTCACCAGCTCTTGGTAGCTTCCTTGGCGCCTCTGAGTCCTCTCGTGCTGAGGCCGTCAAGCAGATCTGGGCCCACATCAAGCTCCACAACCTGCAG AATCCTGCTAATAAGAGGGAGATCCACTGTGATGACAAGCTCAAGGCAATTTTTGAAGGGAAGGAAAAAGTCGGCTTTTTGGAAATTGGGAAGCTTCTTTCGCGCCACTTTGTGAAGACTGAATGA
- the LOC18785055 gene encoding glycine-rich protein A3 isoform X2: protein MGGGKDKQHESTDKGLFSFDGGFGAGHYPGSYPPQGYGYPPQAHHGYPSSGGYPPPGYPSNGGYPPAVYPSGYPPAGYPGHPGPYHSGYGSSMGLGGVLAGGVAAYGANHLAHGRHSPGYGYGGYQGYGGSHGKFKHGKFKGKGYGKPFGGKFKKWK, encoded by the exons ATGGGAGGTGGAAAGGACAAACAACATGAGTCTACTGACAAAGGGTTATTTTCATTTGATGGTGGATTTGGTGCTGGACACTATCCTGGATCATACCCTCCGCAAGGATATGGATATCCCCCACAAGCACATCATGGATATCCTTCCTCCGGTGGGTATCCTCCACCTGGATATCCTTCCAATGGGGGATATCCACCAGCCGTCTATCCAAGTGGATATCCCCCAGCCGGTTATCCAGGTCACCCAGGTCCATATCATTCAG GATATGGATCTAGCATGGGACTGGGAGGGGTGTTAGCTGGGGGTGTTGCTGCATACGGGGCCAACCATCTTGCGCATGGGCGCCATAGCCCTGGATATGGTTACGGGGGTTACCAGGGCTATGGGGGTTCTCATGGGAAGTTCAAACATGGGAAATTTAAGGGAAAGGGGTATGGCAAGCCCTTTGGGGGCAAGTTCAAGAAATGGAAGTGA
- the LOC18786002 gene encoding uncharacterized protein LOC18786002 produces MPLSHGVGMGMAMLLSPLKPLAFSSSAFSQDPSTSSSYRPAVVLPGLGNNSADYQKLELTLSEYGVATVVAKVSRLDWLRNAAGLVDPNYWRGTLSPRPVLDWYLKRVDEAVQEAKELAQGGKLSLIGHSAGGWLARLYIEEIGMSDISLLLTLGTPHLPPPKGVSGVIDQTRGLLDYVDKNCSKAVYTPEVKYVCIAGRYLQGARLFGNSNESIDSALPIASVEPSSEVAVINDMSTSTSTTTTLRARFVGQGYKQVCGQADVWGDGVVPEVSAHLEGALNISLDGVYHSPVGSDDILRPWYGSPAIVEQWIHHLLT; encoded by the exons ATGCCCCTTTCCCATGGTGTGGGTATGGGAATGGCTATGCTTTTATCTCCTTTGAAACCACTGGCCTTCTCCTCCTCTGCATTCTCTCAGGACccatcaacatcatcatcatatcgACCTGCTGTTGTTCTTCCA GGTTTGGGGAACAATTCAGCTGACTACCAGAAGTTGGAGCTTACTTTGAGTGAGTATGGAGTGGCCACAGTAGTTGCTAAGGTGTCAAGACTTGATTGGCTGAGGAATGCCGCCGGTTTGGTTGACCCAAATTACTGGCGGGGAACTCTCAGTCCTCGCCCTGTACTAGATTG GTATTTGAAGAGGGTGGATGAGGCCGTACAAGAGGCAAAGGAGCTGGCACAAG GTGGGAAATTATCCCTGATTGGACACTCAGCAGGAGGATGGCTTGCACGTCTCTACATTGAAGAAATTGGGATGTCCGATATATCCTTGTTGTTGACTCTTGGAACCCCCCACCT GCCACCACCAAAAGGTGTGTCGGGGGTTATTGATCAAACAAGAGGTCTCCTGGATTACGTTGATAAGAATTGCTCAAAAGCTGTTTACACTCCTGAAGTGAAATATGTATGTATAGCAGGGAG GTATCTCCAAGGTGCTCGTTTGTTTGGGAACTCAAATGAAAGTATTGATTCTGCACTTCCAATAGCGAGTGTAGAACCTTCATCAGAGGTTGCTGTCATAAATGATATGAGCACTTCAACATCAACCACAACCACCTTGCGTGCTCGCTTTGTCGGGCAAGGGTACAAGCAG GTTTGTGGGCAGGCAGATGTTTGGGGAGATGGGGTTGTGCCAGAAGTATCAGCCCATCTTGAGGGTGCACTCAATATTAGCTTAGATGGTGTTTACCACTCACCAGTTGGTTCAGATGATATCTTGAGACCATGGTATGGGTCTCCTGCTATTGTAGAGCAATGGATACATCACCTCCTAACCTAA
- the LOC18785055 gene encoding glycine-rich protein A3 isoform X1 — translation MMVTELSKAKLRHQFHVLELEVTKMGGGKDKQHESTDKGLFSFDGGFGAGHYPGSYPPQGYGYPPQAHHGYPSSGGYPPPGYPSNGGYPPAVYPSGYPPAGYPGHPGPYHSGYGSSMGLGGVLAGGVAAYGANHLAHGRHSPGYGYGGYQGYGGSHGKFKHGKFKGKGYGKPFGGKFKKWK, via the exons ATGATGGTAACAGAGTTGTCAAAAGCAAAGTTGAG GCATCAATTTCACGTACTTGAACTTGAAGTAACTAAGATGGGAGGTGGAAAGGACAAACAACATGAGTCTACTGACAAAGGGTTATTTTCATTTGATGGTGGATTTGGTGCTGGACACTATCCTGGATCATACCCTCCGCAAGGATATGGATATCCCCCACAAGCACATCATGGATATCCTTCCTCCGGTGGGTATCCTCCACCTGGATATCCTTCCAATGGGGGATATCCACCAGCCGTCTATCCAAGTGGATATCCCCCAGCCGGTTATCCAGGTCACCCAGGTCCATATCATTCAG GATATGGATCTAGCATGGGACTGGGAGGGGTGTTAGCTGGGGGTGTTGCTGCATACGGGGCCAACCATCTTGCGCATGGGCGCCATAGCCCTGGATATGGTTACGGGGGTTACCAGGGCTATGGGGGTTCTCATGGGAAGTTCAAACATGGGAAATTTAAGGGAAAGGGGTATGGCAAGCCCTTTGGGGGCAAGTTCAAGAAATGGAAGTGA
- the LOC18785115 gene encoding pentatricopeptide repeat-containing protein At5g16420, mitochondrial: protein MLMLRLKISAKVRPLRHSITTVSFSTSASASPSISTVDLLDSYTVTPPIEPWPRRLHPKRLISLITRQPNLDLALQIFHHASKFHPGFSHNYHTYHAILNRLSRSRAFHLKIDPLLSDLSNSGIKCSDDLFITLIRNFGVLGRPKLSFKTFLDIPKFGAQRSAKSLNALLNALVQNHEYGLVHSVFKNCGQRFGVRPNVFTCNILIKALCQKDDVETALKVLDEMPAMGFVPDVVTYTTVLGGYVSRGDMVGAKRVFGEVLDRGWHPDATTYTILMDGFVKQGKLVDAVKVMDEMEENKVGPNEVTYGVMIEAYCKAKKSGEAVNLLNDMIEKRYVPSSALCCKVIDVLCHEGKAEDGCELWKRLLKNNCTPDNAISSTLIYWLCKEGKVWEAKKLFDQLKTDLIPGVMTYNMLIAGLCEVGELCEAGRLWDDMVEKGCAPNAFTYNMLIKGFCKIGKAEEGIRMLEEMLDKGCLPTKSTYGMLIEGLCDLRKEDEVTKVISLAMSNGDIESASWDILLTKFVGDLDNGGAVMDKILVENVN from the coding sequence ATGCTCATGCTGCGTCTGAAGATCTCAGCTAAAGTCCGCCCTCTCCGGCACTCAATAACCACCGTCTCCTTCTCCACTTCCGCCTCCGCCTCCCCTTCCATCTCCACCGTCGATCTCCTCGACTCCTACACCGTGACCCCACCAATCGAACCCTGGCCCAGACGCCTCCACCCAAAGCGCCTCATCTCCCTCATCACTCGCCAACCCAACCTCGACCTCGCCCTCCAAATCTTCCACCACGCCTCTAAATTCCACCCTGGCTTTTCCCATAACTACCACACCTACCACGCCATCCTCAACCGCCTCTCTCGTTCCCGCGCTTTTCACCTCAAAATCGACCCGCTCCTCTCAGACCTCAGCAACTCCGGCATCAAATGCTCTGACGACCTGTTCATCACCCTCATTCGCAATTTCGGCGTCTTGGGTCGTCCCAAGCTCTCCTTCAAGACCTTCCTCGACATTCCAAAGTTTGGAGCTCAACGCTCTGCCAAGTCCCTGAACGCCTTGTTGAACGCTTTGGTTCAGAACCATGAGTATGGTTTGGTCCACTCCGTGTTTAAAAATTGTGGGCAGAGGTTTGGGGTTAGGCCCAACGTGTTCACTTGTAATATACTGATCAAAGCGCTTTGCCAAAAGGATGATGTTGAGACTGCACTCAAGGTGCTCGACGAAATGCCTGCAATGGGGTTTGTCCCGGATGTGGTGACTTATACCACAGTTTTAGGAGGGTATGTTTCGCGAGGTGATATGGTTGGCGCCAAGAGGGTTTTCGGGGAGGTTTTGGATAGAGGGTGGCATCCGGATGCGACTACTTACACCATTTTGATGGATGGATTTGTTAAGCAAGGGAAGTTGGTTGATGCTGTGAAGGTCATGGATGAGATGGAGGAAAATAAGGTTGGCCCAAATGAGGTGACTTATGGGGTTATGATTGAAGCTTATTGTAAGGCAAAGAAGTCAGGTGAAGCGGTTAATTTGCTTAATGATATGATTGAGAAAAGGTATGTACCAAGTTCGGCTCTTTGCTGTAAGGTGATTGATGTTTTGTGTCATGAAGGGAAGGCAGAGGACGGTTGTGAATTGTGGAAGAGGCTTTTGAAGAACAATTGCACACCCGATAATGCAATCTCGAGCACGCTCATATACTGGCTTTGTAAGGAGGGGAAAGTATGGGAAGCCAAGAAACTGTTTGATCAGTTGAAGACGGATTTGATTCCCGGTGTCATGACGTACAACATGCTTATTGCGGGACTGTGTGAAGTGGGGGAGCTGTGCGAGGCAGGGAGGTTGTGGGATGACATGGTGGAGAAAGGATGTGCTCCGAATGCTTTTACATATAATATGTTGATCAAAGGATTTTGTAAAATTGGAAAAGCAGAGGAGGGGATTAGGATGTTAGAGGAGATGCTGGATAAAGGTTGTTTACCCACCAAGTCTACTTATGGCATGTTGATTGAGGGGCTCTGTGACTTGAGGAAGGAAGATGAAGTCACAAAAGTGATTTCATTGGCAATGTCAAATGGAGACATTGAGAGTGCTTCGTGGGATATTTTGCTTACTAAGTTTGTTGGTGATTTGGATAATGGGGGAGCTGTTATGGACAAAATACTTGTGGAGAATGTTAATTAG
- the LOC18786568 gene encoding uncharacterized protein LOC18786568, producing the protein MGSWVCLTSGVGSVTVSGALPRRALSALLLQNPISLLPSYQFHHNRRRVCASASSGAKELQQQQYLRSPDLVALEYADLNLTDKISEELGHVRIRQHVNPLSSSLSVPVEVPDWNQVFRDPTLPLMVDIGCGSGRFLIWLAKRNLVMRNYLGLEIRKKLVKRAEFWVKDLALSNIYFMFANATTSFQQLVSTYPGPLMLVSILCPDPYFKKRHHKRRVVQKPLVDSIVSNLMPSGQVLMQSDVLEVALDMRNQFDSQPQVLKHIHEIDSSVLCDSEGWVLSNPMGIRTEREIHAEFEGAKIYRRIYQKQM; encoded by the exons ATGGGTTCTTGGGTTTGCTTAACCAGCGGTGTTGGTAGCGTCACTGTCTCTGGTGCATTGCCAAGAAGGGCTCTTTCTGCTCTTCTACTACAAAATCCAATTTCACTCTTACCTTCTTATCAATTTCACCACAACAGAAGAAGAGTTTGTGCCTCTGCTTCTTCTGGTGCGAAGGAATTACAACAGCAACAGTATCTGAGGAGCCCAGACCTTGTGGCCTTGGAATATGCTGACCTTAATCTCACCGACAAAATTTCTGAG GAACTGGGTCATGTCAGAATCAGGCAACATGTCAACCCTCTAagttcctctctctct GTGCCTGTGGAAGTACCTGATTGGAATCAAGTCTTCAGGGACCCAACATTGCCACTCATGGTGGATATTGGATGTg GTAGTGGCAGATTTCTCATATGGCttgcaaaaagaaatttagttatgAGAAATTATTTGGGACTGGAAATACGGAAGAAA CTGGTCAAGCGTGCTGAATTCTGGGTTAAGGACCTGGCTCTTAGTAATAT ATATTTCATGTTTGCTAATGCCACAACTTCCTTTCAACAACTAGTGTCTACATACCCTGGACCATTGATGCTTGTTTCAATCCTA TGCCCAGATCCTTATTTCAAGAAAAGGCATCATAAGAGACGGGTTGTACAGAAGCCTTTAGTAGATTCAATTGTGAGCAATTTAATGCCCAGCGGCCAG GTGTTAATGCAGTCAGATGTACTTGAAGTGGCACTTGACATGAGAAATCAATTTGATTCTCAACCCCAGGTTCTGAAACACATCCATGAAATTGACTCGAGTGTGCTGTGTGACAGTGAGGGATGGGTGTTAAGCAATCCAATGGGGATAAGGACTGAGAGAGAAATTCATGCAGAATTTGAAGGCGCAAAAATTTACAGAAGGATCTACCAGAAGCAAATGTAA
- the LOC18785134 gene encoding chromo domain-containing protein LHP1, giving the protein MKVKGGGRRKSWEAMPLDVVLQDTSNNPNAPFASLLQLQANAAALEQPQEQQQELQEPQALEEADDGEGEGEGEDDGEVGGDGDREADGVVDDDENRERNKLAEGYYEIEAIRRKRVRKGELQYLIKWRGWPETDNTWEPLDNLHSIADVIEAFEESLRAGKHRKRKRKSGTPHSQPKKRQQRSTDPIYNVTDVEISMVDKVLSSAALNCPSLVDLQPPQQSVGVAFEGENDGHVNNTETTKKVDAENWCSNASQEIGERREENEYDPKLSELRATISTNIVNSDKLSVHFQEAKASEVNGLSKVDCAEPVQSNRNTGAKRRKSGSVKRFKQETQLSELGATPNATSRVSVRYGGRVNQSGAENLDYAGENSSRRSKIDESKSAVRITKIIKPIGYSTSVSNDVQDVSVTFKAMRSDGTEVVVDNKFLKVNHPLLLIDFYEQHLRYNSTL; this is encoded by the exons ATGAAAGTGaagggaggaggaagaaggaagagTTGGGAAGCAATGCCTCTTGATGTTGTTCTTCAAGATACCAGCAACAACCCAAATGCTCCttttgcttctcttcttcagcTGCAAGCTAACGCAGCCGCTCTAGAGCAACCCCAAGAGCAACAGCAAGAGCTTCAAGAACCTCAAGCTCTCGAAGAAGCTGACGATGGTGAGGGCGAGGGCGAGGGTGAAGATGATGGTGAGGTTGGGGGTGATGGTGATCGTGAGGCTGATGGTGTTGTTGATGACGATGAGAATAGAGAGCGCAACAAGCTTGCCGAGGGCTACTACGAAATCGAAGCCATTCGCCGAAAAAGGGTCCGCAAG GGTGAGCTCCAGTATCTCATCAAATG GCGTGGTTGGCCAGAGACTGACAATACATGGGAGCCcttggataatctccattcaATTGCTGATGTTATCGAAGCATTTGAGGAAAg CTTGCGTGCTGGAAAGCATCGGAAGCGCAAGCGCAAGTCCGGGACTCCTCATTCTCAACCCAAGAAGAGGCAGCAGCGTTCTACTGATCCTATCTACAACGTGACAGATGTGGAAATCAGCATGGTTGATAAAGTTCTGTCCTCCGCTGCTCTCAACTGCCCGAGCCTTGTTGATCTTCAGCCCCCTCAGCAGTCTGTGGGCGTAGCGTTTGAAGGAGAGAATGATGGGCATGTCAATAATACTGAAACCACCAAGAAAGTTGATGCTGAGAATTGGTGTTCAAATGCTTCCCAAGAAATTGGCGAAAGGAGAGAGGAAAATGAGTATGATCCAAAGCTTAGTGAGCTCAGAGCAACAATATCTACTAATATTGTCAATTCAGATAAACTTTCTGTACATTTCCAAGAAGCAAAGGCATCTGAAGTTAATGGTCTTTCCAAGGTCGACTGTGCAGAACCAGTACAGAGCAATCGCAATACTGGAGCTAAGAGAAGGAAGTCTGGTTCTGTGAAGAGGTTTAAACAAGAGACGCAATTGTCTGAACTGGGTGCTACACCAAATGCAACAAGCAGAGTCAGTGTTAGATATGGTGGTAGAGTTAATCAATCAGGGGCAGAAAATCTTGATTATGCCGGGGAAAATTCAAGTCGCAGGAGTAAGATTGATGAATCCAAAAGTGCAGTGCGTATCACCAAGATTATCAAGCCAATAGGGTATTCAACTTCTGTGTCAAATGATGTCCAGGATGTGTCAGTCACCTTTAAGGCAATGAG